From a single Maritimibacter sp. DP1N21-5 genomic region:
- a CDS encoding AEC family transporter, whose translation MLFTTIWPLFALIVLGFGLARAGFPSREFWASAERLNYYTLFPALLITSLVRAPMGDPAILRLGGAAVVTILVATALMLAGRALRPTPPSRFGPALQGVIRFNTYLGLAVTGSLLGTEGLTRAAVYLAVAVPLVNVISIFALTDGRTLRRPGMLARMLLTNPLILGCLIGATLALSGIGLPFGTDGFLDLLARASLPLGLLCVGAALQPATLRREIGVLAGNAALRLAALPVLAFGIGWALDLPETEALVLVIFSAIPTATSAYVLTRQMGGDGTFMAGIVTLQTLASVVTIPLVLLILG comes from the coding sequence TTGCTCTTCACCACCATCTGGCCCCTCTTCGCGCTGATCGTCCTTGGCTTTGGCCTCGCCCGCGCGGGGTTTCCGAGCCGGGAGTTCTGGGCCTCTGCCGAGCGGCTCAACTACTACACCCTGTTCCCGGCGCTTCTCATCACCAGCCTCGTGCGCGCGCCGATGGGGGACCCCGCGATCCTGCGACTTGGCGGCGCGGCGGTGGTCACTATACTTGTCGCCACGGCGCTCATGCTCGCCGGCCGCGCGCTGCGCCCGACACCGCCCTCCCGCTTCGGCCCGGCGCTGCAAGGCGTGATCCGCTTCAACACCTACCTCGGTCTCGCCGTCACCGGGAGCCTCCTGGGCACCGAGGGGCTGACCCGTGCCGCCGTTTACCTCGCTGTCGCTGTGCCGCTGGTGAACGTCATCTCGATCTTCGCGCTCACCGACGGGCGCACGCTCAGGCGTCCCGGGATGCTGGCCAGGATGCTGCTCACCAACCCCCTGATCCTGGGCTGTCTCATCGGTGCGACGCTCGCCCTCTCGGGCATCGGCCTGCCCTTCGGAACTGACGGCTTTCTCGATCTCCTCGCCCGGGCAAGCCTGCCACTCGGGCTTCTTTGCGTGGGCGCGGCGCTCCAGCCCGCGACGCTCAGGCGCGAGATCGGGGTTCTGGCCGGGAATGCCGCGCTGCGCCTCGCTGCGCTGCCCGTCCTTGCCTTTGGCATCGGCTGGGCGCTCGACCTGCCCGAGACCGAGGCGCTGGTCCTCGTGATCTTCTCGGCCATCCCCACCGCGACCTCCGCCTATGTCCTGACCCGGCAGATGGGTGGCGACGGCACATTCATGGCAGGCATCGTCACGCTCCAGACCCTCGCCTCGGTCGTCACGATTCCGCTTGTCCTGCTGATCCTCGGCTGA
- the fumC gene encoding class II fumarate hydratase — protein sequence MTQTRTETDSFGPLEVPTDKYWGAQTQRSLMNFPIGWEKQPVAIVRALGVIKKACAQANKASGDMDATIADAIIEAAGEVIEGKFDDNFPLVVWQTGSGTQSNMNANEVISNRAIEILGGEIGSKKPVHPNDHCNMGQSSNDTFPTAMHIAAAMMARDVLIPGLEKLHKGLVAKSNEFKDIIKIGRTHTQDATPLTLGQEFSGYAKMIENGIARIKLALPGIYELAQGGTAVGTGLNTRPGWGEDVAANMAEITGLPFVTAPNKFEALSAHDAMVFMSGAIATTAGAAYKIANDIRFLGSGPRSGLGELILPENEPGSSIMPGKVNPTQAEALTQVAAHIMGNDAAIKFAGSQGHFELNVYNPMMAYNLLQSMQLLGDAADSFTERMLNGIEANEARIEKLMKESLMLVTALAPTIGYDNATKVAKTAHKNGTTLKEEAIGLGFVDEETFDRVVRPEDMIGPK from the coding sequence ATGACCCAGACCCGCACCGAGACCGACAGCTTCGGCCCGCTCGAAGTTCCGACCGATAAATACTGGGGCGCGCAGACCCAGCGTTCGCTGATGAACTTTCCCATCGGCTGGGAAAAACAGCCCGTCGCCATCGTGCGTGCTCTGGGCGTGATCAAGAAGGCCTGCGCACAGGCGAACAAGGCCTCGGGCGATATGGACGCCACCATCGCCGACGCGATCATCGAGGCGGCTGGCGAGGTGATCGAGGGCAAGTTCGACGACAACTTCCCGCTCGTCGTCTGGCAGACCGGGTCGGGCACCCAGTCCAACATGAACGCGAACGAGGTCATCTCGAACCGCGCGATCGAGATCCTTGGCGGCGAGATCGGGTCGAAAAAGCCCGTCCACCCCAACGATCACTGCAACATGGGCCAGTCGTCCAACGACACCTTCCCCACCGCGATGCATATCGCCGCCGCCATGATGGCGCGCGACGTGCTCATTCCGGGGCTCGAGAAGCTGCACAAGGGCCTCGTCGCCAAGTCCAATGAGTTCAAGGACATCATCAAGATCGGGCGCACCCACACGCAGGACGCCACACCCCTCACGCTCGGGCAAGAGTTCTCGGGCTACGCCAAGATGATCGAGAACGGCATCGCGCGGATCAAGCTCGCACTCCCGGGGATTTACGAGCTGGCGCAGGGCGGCACCGCCGTCGGCACCGGCCTCAACACCCGTCCCGGCTGGGGCGAGGATGTCGCGGCGAACATGGCCGAGATCACCGGCCTGCCCTTCGTGACCGCGCCGAACAAGTTCGAGGCGCTCTCGGCCCATGACGCCATGGTGTTCATGTCCGGCGCCATCGCGACCACGGCGGGTGCTGCCTACAAGATCGCCAACGACATCCGGTTCCTGGGCTCCGGCCCGCGCTCGGGCCTCGGCGAGTTGATCCTGCCGGAAAACGAACCCGGCTCGTCGATCATGCCCGGCAAGGTGAACCCGACGCAGGCCGAGGCGCTCACGCAGGTCGCCGCCCACATCATGGGCAACGACGCCGCGATCAAATTCGCAGGCTCGCAGGGGCACTTCGAGCTTAACGTCTATAACCCGATGATGGCCTACAACCTGCTCCAGTCGATGCAGCTTCTGGGCGACGCCGCCGACAGCTTTACCGAGCGGATGCTGAACGGGATCGAGGCCAACGAGGCGCGCATCGAGAAGCTGATGAAGGAAAGCCTGATGCTGGTGACGGCGCTCGCCCCCACCATCGGCTACGACAACGCCACCAAGGTCGCCAAGACCGCGCATAAGAACGGCACGACCCTGAAGGAAGAGGCGATTGGCCTCGGCTTCGTGGACGAAGAGACGTTCGACCGCGTGGTCCGGCCCGAGGATATGATCGGGCCGAAGTAA
- a CDS encoding class I SAM-dependent methyltransferase, whose translation MSTARLFLKETLRRPAEVVAIAPSSQAVARKMTRGLETVEGPVVEIGPGTGSFTQVILARGVAPSRLTLLETNENFCRILRERFPGVRVLNRPAQDIRKIGLTDVGAVISGVPVLARPQIQREVVGRAMDIMAPGGWFSQITYSPRAPISAAMQAELGVTASYRGMVWANLPPAHVFAFHRIQH comes from the coding sequence ATGTCCACCGCCCGCCTGTTCCTGAAGGAAACCCTTCGCCGCCCCGCCGAGGTCGTGGCCATCGCGCCTTCCTCCCAAGCGGTCGCCCGCAAGATGACGCGCGGCCTCGAGACCGTCGAAGGTCCCGTGGTTGAAATCGGACCCGGCACCGGCAGCTTCACGCAGGTCATCCTCGCCCGCGGCGTCGCGCCCTCGCGTCTCACGCTGCTCGAAACCAACGAGAACTTCTGTCGCATCCTGCGCGAACGCTTTCCCGGCGTCCGCGTTCTCAATCGTCCGGCACAGGACATCCGCAAGATCGGCCTCACCGACGTGGGCGCGGTCATCTCGGGCGTGCCCGTTCTCGCGCGCCCACAGATCCAGCGCGAGGTGGTGGGGCGCGCCATGGACATCATGGCACCCGGCGGCTGGTTCAGCCAGATCACCTACTCGCCCCGCGCCCCGATTTCCGCCGCGATGCAGGCAGAGCTTGGTGTTACCGCTAGCTACCGTGGCATGGTCTGGGCCAACCTGCCGCCCGCGCATGTCTTTGCATTCCATCGTATACAGCATTGA
- a CDS encoding SspB family protein — protein sequence MSRSIDYGNLMHEAMRGLIRQVLTDVADHGLPGAHHFFITFDTMHPDVELADWLSDRFPEDMTIVMQHWFDDLQVGEDGFAVTLNFGDNPERMFIPFDAIRTFVDPSVEFGLRFETQGDDEDEDDEVDAEVESLSDKRTAPKAKSKSEDAPKKDADVVSLDSFRKS from the coding sequence ATGTCGCGGTCGATAGATTATGGAAACCTGATGCACGAGGCCATGCGCGGCCTCATCCGTCAGGTATTGACCGACGTGGCGGACCACGGCCTGCCCGGTGCGCATCACTTCTTCATCACCTTCGACACCATGCACCCCGACGTGGAACTGGCAGACTGGCTCTCGGACCGCTTCCCCGAGGACATGACCATCGTCATGCAGCACTGGTTCGACGACCTCCAGGTGGGCGAGGATGGCTTCGCCGTCACGCTCAACTTCGGCGACAACCCCGAGCGCATGTTCATCCCCTTCGACGCGATCCGCACCTTCGTGGATCCCTCGGTCGAATTCGGTCTGCGGTTCGAAACCCAGGGCGACGACGAGGACGAGGACGACGAGGTCGATGCCGAGGTCGAAAGCCTGTCCGACAAACGCACGGCGCCCAAGGCCAAGAGCAAGTCGGAGGACGCGCCCAAGAAGGACGCGGACGTGGTCAGCTTGGACAGTTTCCGCAAGTCCTGA
- the chrA gene encoding chromate efflux transporter has product MMQGYRDLVAAFTKIGLLSFGGPVAQIGVMHRELVEQRGWLTDDQFSRGLSFSMLLPGPEAMQLCTYAGWRLRGILGGLLAGALFVLPGAVFMAAITLAYLRWGNLPAIAPAFLGIKATVVVVVAQALARLVRKNLTSTPARLVALAAFALLLAGLPFPFVVLGAATFGYVRATGTAPLEIPVGQATMTALFWALLWLAPIAALYATQTQPMADLIGFFTRLAAFSFGGAYAALAWMSQALVETHGWLTPAQMLDGLGLAETTPGPLILVTQFAGMVAMAEHGTGAVLAAGALTLWAIFVPCFGLVFTFAPALDSLTTHPRLSAALSSVSAAVTGVIGALALYFMGHTLFPGGLSLAGAAPEAFALTTLAALLLIALRWPLPVTLLFLAGAGGLLGWLP; this is encoded by the coding sequence ATGATGCAGGGTTACCGCGACCTGGTCGCCGCCTTCACCAAGATCGGCCTCCTGTCTTTCGGCGGGCCGGTGGCGCAGATCGGCGTCATGCACCGGGAGCTTGTCGAGCAGCGCGGCTGGCTCACCGATGACCAGTTCTCGCGCGGGCTGTCGTTCTCCATGCTGCTACCGGGTCCCGAGGCGATGCAGCTTTGCACCTATGCCGGCTGGCGTCTGCGCGGCATCTTGGGCGGCCTGCTCGCGGGAGCGCTCTTTGTGCTGCCGGGCGCGGTCTTCATGGCGGCGATCACGCTGGCCTACCTGCGCTGGGGCAACCTTCCCGCCATCGCACCCGCCTTCCTTGGCATCAAGGCCACCGTGGTCGTGGTCGTGGCCCAGGCGCTGGCCCGGCTCGTCAGGAAGAACCTCACCTCTACACCGGCGCGCCTTGTCGCACTCGCGGCTTTCGCGCTGCTGCTGGCGGGGCTCCCCTTCCCTTTCGTCGTACTCGGCGCCGCGACCTTCGGCTATGTCCGCGCCACGGGCACCGCGCCGCTGGAGATCCCGGTCGGTCAGGCCACGATGACCGCCCTTTTCTGGGCGCTCCTCTGGCTTGCGCCGATCGCGGCCCTCTACGCCACGCAGACTCAGCCCATGGCCGACCTCATCGGCTTCTTCACCCGGCTCGCCGCCTTTTCCTTCGGCGGCGCCTATGCCGCGCTCGCCTGGATGAGCCAGGCCCTCGTGGAAACCCACGGCTGGCTGACTCCCGCCCAGATGCTCGACGGACTGGGGCTCGCGGAGACCACGCCGGGCCCGTTGATCCTCGTCACCCAGTTCGCCGGGATGGTGGCCATGGCCGAGCACGGCACGGGCGCGGTCCTCGCGGCGGGCGCGCTCACCCTCTGGGCGATCTTCGTGCCCTGTTTCGGGCTCGTCTTCACCTTCGCCCCCGCCCTCGACAGCCTGACCACGCACCCGAGGCTCTCCGCCGCGCTGTCGTCGGTTTCGGCCGCCGTCACCGGTGTGATCGGTGCGCTTGCGCTCTATTTCATGGGCCACACGCTGTTTCCCGGTGGCCTCTCGCTTGCAGGTGCGGCACCCGAGGCCTTCGCTCTCACCACCCTGGCCGCACTCCTGCTCATCGCCCTGCGCTGGCCGCTTCCGGTGACATTGCTTTTCCTGGCCGGAGCCGGGGGGCTTCTGGGTTGGCTCCCCTGA
- a CDS encoding sulfurtransferase/chromate resistance protein encodes MPAPEHITPAQLNRLVGTPDCPVLLDLRTDEDVAAHPALIPTARRVMSSDVLDEVPGLVGRRVVALCHGGRKISQGAAALLRSRGIACEVLDGGTERWRALPDAQMVPLATHPGRGSVWVTRHRPKIDRIACPWLIRRFVDPEAVFLFVEPAEVMAVAERFGATPFDVADVPFSHRGPGCTLDTMIEVWTLETPALSRLATVVRAADTNRHDLAPEAAGLLALSVGLSRQFKSDLHQLDAGLALYDALYRWARDGQGEGHDWAPEGK; translated from the coding sequence ATGCCCGCGCCGGAGCATATCACCCCCGCCCAGCTTAACCGCCTCGTCGGCACGCCCGACTGCCCGGTCCTCCTCGACCTTCGGACCGACGAGGATGTCGCGGCCCATCCCGCGCTGATCCCAACCGCGCGCCGGGTCATGTCATCCGATGTGCTGGACGAGGTGCCCGGCCTCGTTGGCAGACGCGTCGTCGCGCTCTGCCATGGTGGGCGCAAAATCAGTCAGGGGGCAGCTGCGCTCCTTCGAAGCCGTGGCATTGCCTGCGAGGTTCTCGACGGCGGGACCGAGAGATGGCGGGCACTGCCCGACGCGCAGATGGTACCGCTCGCCACGCACCCCGGTCGCGGATCGGTCTGGGTCACGCGGCACCGGCCCAAGATCGACCGTATCGCCTGCCCGTGGCTCATCCGCCGCTTCGTCGATCCTGAAGCCGTGTTTCTTTTCGTCGAACCTGCTGAGGTCATGGCGGTCGCCGAGCGCTTTGGCGCGACACCGTTCGACGTGGCGGACGTACCCTTCAGCCATCGCGGACCGGGATGCACCTTGGACACGATGATCGAGGTCTGGACCCTCGAGACCCCCGCGCTGTCCCGGCTGGCGACAGTCGTTCGCGCGGCCGACACGAACCGTCACGACCTCGCCCCAGAGGCCGCCGGGCTCCTTGCTCTCTCGGTCGGTCTGTCGCGCCAGTTCAAGAGCGATCTGCATCAGCTCGACGCGGGTCTCGCACTCTATGACGCGCTTTATCGCTGGGCACGCGACGGCCAGGGCGAAGGGCACGACTGGGCGCCGGAGGGCAAATGA
- the acuI gene encoding acryloyl-CoA reductase produces the protein MFNALMMVQNDEGLATAEITEIDESALPEGDVTVAVDYSTVNYKDGLCLSAKGGGLVRKYPNVPGIDFSGTVETSDDPRYKPGDKVVLTGWRVGEMHWGGYAQKARVKADWLVPLPDGLSTKQAMAVGTAGFTAMLAVMALEDHGLTPEKGEVLVTGAAGGVGSVATAILAHLGYEVAGVTGRPETEAYLRDLGASRIVAREDLNETVKRPLESETWAGCVDAVGGEMLARVLGQMKYGASVAAVGLAGGAALPATVVPFLLRAVNLLGIDSVMKPYEGRLRAWERIATDLPMDKLESMVQPATLSDLPKLGADILKGQVKGRVVVDVNA, from the coding sequence ATGTTCAACGCGCTGATGATGGTCCAGAACGACGAAGGGCTGGCGACCGCAGAAATCACCGAGATCGACGAGAGCGCGCTGCCCGAAGGCGACGTGACGGTGGCGGTGGACTACTCCACGGTGAACTACAAGGACGGGCTCTGCCTGTCGGCCAAGGGCGGTGGGCTCGTGCGCAAGTACCCAAATGTGCCGGGGATCGACTTTTCCGGCACGGTCGAGACCTCGGACGATCCGCGCTACAAGCCCGGCGACAAGGTCGTCCTGACCGGCTGGCGCGTGGGTGAGATGCATTGGGGCGGCTATGCCCAGAAAGCGCGGGTCAAGGCCGACTGGCTCGTTCCGTTGCCTGATGGGCTGAGCACGAAACAGGCGATGGCCGTGGGCACGGCGGGCTTCACGGCGATGCTTGCCGTCATGGCGCTCGAGGATCACGGCCTGACGCCAGAGAAGGGCGAGGTGCTGGTGACGGGCGCCGCCGGCGGCGTGGGCAGCGTGGCGACCGCGATCCTCGCCCATCTGGGCTACGAGGTGGCCGGGGTCACCGGCCGGCCCGAGACCGAAGCCTATCTGCGCGACCTCGGGGCGTCGCGGATCGTGGCGCGCGAGGACCTGAACGAAACCGTGAAACGCCCGCTGGAAAGCGAAACTTGGGCAGGTTGCGTCGATGCGGTCGGAGGCGAGATGCTTGCCCGGGTTCTGGGTCAGATGAAATACGGTGCCTCCGTCGCCGCGGTTGGCCTCGCCGGTGGTGCGGCGTTGCCTGCGACCGTGGTGCCGTTCCTTCTGCGGGCGGTGAACCTTCTTGGCATCGACAGCGTGATGAAACCCTACGAGGGGCGCCTGCGGGCCTGGGAACGCATCGCGACCGACCTGCCGATGGACAAGCTCGAATCGATGGTGCAGCCCGCGACGCTTTCGGATCTGCCGAAACTGGGAGCCGATATCCTGAAAGGTCAGGTCAAAGGCCGCGTGGTGGTGGATGTGAACGCCTGA
- a CDS encoding universal stress protein translates to MAIDLAHVDKQGRALQVATDLAGHYGAELTFVGVTGAEPGALGHNPEEYADRLATFATEQAERTGLTTFSHAVTSHDPSTEMDDALLKAAKDLKPDLIVMQSHIPALVDYVWPSNGGKVAAHASCSIMVVRDG, encoded by the coding sequence ATGGCCATTGATCTGGCCCATGTGGACAAGCAGGGACGAGCCTTGCAGGTCGCTACAGACCTTGCTGGGCACTACGGTGCCGAACTCACCTTCGTGGGCGTGACGGGCGCGGAACCCGGCGCCCTCGGGCACAATCCCGAGGAATACGCCGACCGGTTGGCTACTTTCGCCACCGAACAGGCGGAGCGCACCGGCCTCACCACATTCAGCCATGCTGTCACCTCGCATGATCCGAGCACCGAGATGGACGACGCGCTTCTCAAGGCGGCGAAAGACCTGAAACCGGATCTGATCGTGATGCAAAGCCATATCCCCGCGCTGGTCGACTACGTCTGGCCCTCCAATGGCGGCAAGGTCGCCGCGCATGCCTCCTGTTCGATCATGGTCGTGCGGGACGGGTGA
- a CDS encoding BCCT family transporter, with translation MSETEETQGIPAPEGHSDVIETDYEIGQDNISTSIGPFGLDIHNPVFAISGLAIVAFVFYTLALPEQAGAAFSAMFSWVTQGFDWFFLSAANIFVLFCLLLIVTPMGNIRLGGVNATPDYGYVGWFAMLFAAGMGIGLMFYGVSEPMTHFSTALGGTTVEDGVRTDWAPLGGAEGNTSEAVRLGMAATIFHWGLHPWAIYAVVALALALFSYNKGLPLTIRSAFYPILGERVWGWWGHVIDVLAVFATLFGLATSLGFGATQANAGLHELFGVPINNTVEVLLITGITAIAIISVVRGLDGGVKILSEINMGLAFLLLIFVLLVGSFVAVATGFFDYLGAYLQYLPALSNPVGREDVNFMQGWTSFYWAWWISWSPFVGMFIARVSRGRSVREFIIAVLLVPSLVCVLWMTVFGGTAIQQVVQDGYTAAQDAELPLQLFKMLDVLPLAGLTSLIGIVLVIVFFVTSSDSGSLVIDTITAGGKVDAPVPQRVFWAIFEGAVAIVLLLSAGGLASLQSMVISTGLPFTVVLLIMCYAIWRGLASERRSVKLAEGVTAE, from the coding sequence ATGAGCGAAACTGAGGAAACGCAAGGCATTCCAGCCCCGGAAGGCCATTCTGACGTGATCGAGACAGACTATGAGATCGGTCAGGACAACATAAGCACGTCGATTGGGCCCTTCGGGCTCGATATTCACAACCCGGTCTTCGCGATTTCCGGCCTCGCGATCGTGGCCTTCGTCTTCTACACGCTGGCACTGCCGGAACAGGCCGGCGCCGCCTTTTCGGCGATGTTTTCCTGGGTGACACAGGGTTTCGACTGGTTCTTCCTGAGTGCGGCCAACATTTTCGTGCTGTTCTGCCTTCTGCTCATCGTGACGCCGATGGGCAACATCCGTCTGGGCGGCGTGAACGCCACACCCGACTACGGCTATGTCGGATGGTTCGCGATGCTCTTCGCGGCGGGCATGGGGATCGGCCTCATGTTCTACGGTGTGTCCGAGCCCATGACGCATTTCTCGACCGCTCTGGGCGGCACCACCGTGGAAGACGGTGTGCGCACCGACTGGGCGCCATTGGGCGGGGCCGAGGGCAACACTTCCGAGGCGGTCCGGCTGGGCATGGCGGCGACGATTTTCCACTGGGGCCTGCACCCTTGGGCGATCTATGCCGTGGTCGCGCTGGCGCTGGCGCTCTTCAGCTACAACAAGGGTCTGCCGCTGACGATCCGCTCGGCCTTCTACCCGATCCTGGGCGAGCGTGTCTGGGGCTGGTGGGGCCATGTGATCGACGTGCTTGCGGTCTTTGCCACGCTTTTCGGCCTTGCGACCTCGCTCGGCTTCGGGGCGACACAGGCGAATGCGGGGCTGCACGAGCTTTTCGGCGTGCCGATCAACAACACCGTCGAGGTGCTCCTGATCACCGGGATCACGGCCATCGCAATCATCTCGGTGGTGCGAGGCCTTGATGGCGGGGTGAAGATCCTGTCGGAAATCAACATGGGGCTTGCGTTCCTGCTGCTGATCTTCGTGCTCTTGGTGGGCAGCTTCGTGGCTGTTGCGACCGGGTTCTTCGACTACCTCGGTGCCTATCTTCAGTATCTGCCGGCGCTGTCCAACCCGGTCGGTCGTGAGGACGTGAACTTCATGCAGGGCTGGACCTCGTTCTACTGGGCCTGGTGGATTTCTTGGTCGCCCTTCGTAGGCATGTTCATCGCCCGCGTGTCGCGGGGCCGGAGCGTGCGCGAGTTCATCATCGCCGTGCTTCTCGTCCCGTCGCTGGTCTGCGTGCTCTGGATGACGGTCTTCGGCGGCACTGCGATCCAGCAGGTCGTGCAGGACGGCTATACCGCCGCGCAGGATGCCGAATTGCCGTTGCAGCTCTTCAAGATGCTCGACGTTCTGCCGCTGGCGGGGCTCACCTCGCTCATCGGGATCGTGCTGGTGATCGTGTTCTTCGTGACCTCGTCGGATTCCGGTTCGCTGGTCATCGACACGATCACGGCGGGCGGAAAGGTCGACGCGCCCGTGCCGCAGCGCGTGTTCTGGGCCATCTTCGAAGGCGCGGTTGCCATCGTGCTCCTGCTGTCGGCGGGCGGTCTCGCCTCGCTCCAGTCCATGGTGATCTCGACGGGCCTGCCGTTCACGGTCGTGCTTCTCATCATGTGCTATGCGATCTGGCGGGGCCTCGCGTCCGAGCGGCGATCGGTCAAGCTCGCCGAGGGTGTAACGGCGGAGTAA
- a CDS encoding deoxyribodipyrimidine photo-lyase, protein MSTPVILWLRRDLRLTDHPALVAAAASGPVIPIFIRDAAVDRLGAAAKWRLGEALRVFGARLADEGSRLILRRGNALDVLREVIAETGAEAVHWSRLYDPDAIERNTDVKSALKDAGITVESHAGHLLFEPWTVETKAGDPYKVYSPYWRAVAERDPGAPLSAPTLKAPRDWPDSDDLADWELGAAMNRGAEVLARYSDPGEKAAQTRLGVFIRDKVAHYKQARDMVAEDGTSGMSEYLTYGEISPRSLWAAGQRAMDEGKAGAETFLKEVVWREFAYHLMYHFPRIVDRNWREEWDGFPWKDDERLAEVKAWKQARTGVPFVDAALREMYVTGRMHNRARMIVASYLTKHCMIHWRVGQQWFEDCLTDWDPASNAMGWQWVAGSGPDAAPYFRIFNPETQAEKFDPEGDYRDRWVAEGQDDPPETARDYFAAIPRAWKMDMHGNYPDTPIVGLKEGRDAALDAYQNRPNAGED, encoded by the coding sequence ATGAGCACGCCCGTCATCCTTTGGCTGCGCCGCGATTTGCGGCTCACCGATCATCCCGCCCTTGTCGCCGCCGCTGCCTCTGGCCCGGTCATCCCGATCTTCATCCGGGATGCAGCCGTGGACAGGCTTGGTGCTGCCGCGAAATGGCGACTGGGCGAGGCGCTCCGGGTCTTCGGCGCGCGGCTCGCGGACGAGGGGTCTCGGCTCATCCTGCGCCGGGGCAACGCGCTCGACGTGTTGCGCGAGGTGATCGCCGAGACGGGCGCCGAGGCGGTGCATTGGTCGCGGCTCTACGATCCCGACGCGATAGAGCGGAACACCGACGTGAAATCGGCGCTGAAGGACGCAGGTATTACGGTTGAAAGCCACGCCGGCCATCTGCTGTTCGAGCCCTGGACGGTCGAGACCAAGGCGGGCGATCCCTACAAGGTCTATTCACCCTATTGGCGGGCGGTGGCAGAGCGCGATCCCGGTGCGCCCCTGTCCGCGCCAACGCTCAAAGCACCGCGCGACTGGCCCGACAGCGATGATCTGGCGGACTGGGAGCTCGGCGCGGCCATGAACCGGGGGGCCGAGGTGCTCGCCAGATACTCGGACCCGGGCGAAAAGGCCGCGCAGACGCGCCTTGGCGTCTTCATTCGCGACAAGGTCGCCCACTATAAACAAGCGCGCGACATGGTGGCCGAGGATGGCACCTCGGGTATGTCCGAGTATCTGACCTATGGCGAGATTTCTCCGCGCAGCCTCTGGGCCGCCGGACAGCGCGCGATGGACGAAGGCAAGGCAGGGGCCGAGACCTTCCTGAAGGAGGTCGTCTGGCGCGAGTTCGCCTATCACCTCATGTATCACTTCCCGCGCATCGTGGATCGCAACTGGCGCGAGGAATGGGACGGGTTTCCCTGGAAGGACGACGAGCGGCTGGCCGAGGTGAAGGCGTGGAAACAGGCGCGCACCGGGGTGCCCTTTGTCGATGCGGCCCTGCGCGAGATGTATGTGACCGGGCGCATGCACAACCGGGCGCGCATGATCGTGGCGAGCTACCTGACCAAGCATTGCATGATCCACTGGCGGGTGGGTCAACAGTGGTTCGAGGACTGCCTGACCGACTGGGACCCGGCGTCGAACGCCATGGGCTGGCAATGGGTCGCAGGCTCCGGCCCCGACGCGGCGCCCTATTTCCGGATCTTCAACCCGGAGACGCAAGCAGAGAAGTTCGACCCCGAGGGAGATTATCGTGACCGCTGGGTCGCCGAAGGACAGGATGACCCGCCCGAAACCGCGCGCGATTACTTCGCGGCGATTCCCCGGGCGTGGAAAATGGATATGCACGGAAACTATCCAGACACGCCCATCGTGGGTCTGAAAGAAGGGCGGGACGCTGCGCTCGATGCTTATCAGAACCGGCCAAACGCCGGGGAAGATTAA